A single region of the Nitrospira sp. genome encodes:
- a CDS encoding (2Fe-2S)-binding protein: MAQEDTNVIDQPEVLRHKMVTIEISGKKYEVPEGITVIKALWHTGQEVVRGAGCLGGFCGACATYYRTKDDPKVRTCLACQMAVEDGMSFTIMPPFPARKALYDIQSLKDPKQDLFNLYPEAPLCRNCNACTEACPQKIDVREGVWKAVFGDFKSVSEMFMDCVMCGMCTPVCIADIAPNLVALYVSRAQGAHFTEKPQGLDIRIQEIQDGRFNDEWNKVLAMNEQELADHCATVK; this comes from the coding sequence ATGGCACAAGAAGACACCAATGTGATCGATCAGCCGGAAGTGTTGCGCCACAAAATGGTGACGATTGAAATTTCCGGTAAGAAGTATGAAGTGCCGGAAGGTATCACCGTCATCAAGGCATTATGGCATACGGGTCAGGAGGTGGTGCGCGGAGCCGGCTGTCTCGGAGGGTTCTGCGGCGCCTGTGCGACCTACTATCGAACCAAGGATGATCCGAAGGTTCGGACCTGCTTGGCTTGCCAGATGGCAGTGGAAGACGGCATGTCTTTCACCATCATGCCGCCGTTTCCTGCTCGTAAGGCTCTGTACGACATCCAGTCGCTCAAAGATCCGAAGCAAGACCTCTTCAATCTCTATCCGGAAGCGCCACTTTGCCGCAATTGCAATGCCTGTACAGAAGCCTGCCCTCAGAAAATCGACGTGCGGGAAGGGGTCTGGAAGGCAGTGTTCGGTGATTTCAAGAGCGTCTCCGAGATGTTCATGGATTGCGTCATGTGCGGGATGTGCACACCGGTCTGTATTGCCGACATTGCTCCCAATCTTGTCGCCCTGTACGTGAGCAGGGCGCAAGGTGCTCATTTCACGGAGAAGCCGCAGGGGCTGGATATCCGTATTCAGGAAATTCAAGACGGCCGTTTCAACGATGAATGGAACAAAGTGCTTGCAATGAACGAACAGGAGCTGGCCGACCACTGCGCGACAGTGAAGTAA
- a CDS encoding FAD-binding protein, with protein sequence MDIHALQQIVHQTRDARRKQTIPKFSPADRDQLIHKYHPDYRTSAYRPIRFGPNAEDKTVVELAALLEGDSSIAENIDLTPHYTTDVLVVGGGGAGCAAALHAHGTGAKVILATKLRLGDSNSVMAQGGMQISVAPEDSPVTHFLDTLKGGHMQNDHELLKVMVEDGPSIAKWLIELGVLFDRQADGNLHVKKGGGSSKPRLLTCSDYTGLEIMRVLKDEVLNQKIQLLEFCAAVELLSDDHGHCTGAIFKDLDNHRHVVVAAKSVILATGGIGRLHIQGFPTSNHYGATGDGLCLSYRMGAKLDHIDTFQYHPSGAVYPEQLIGALVTEGIRSEGGHLVNAKGERFVNELDTRDVVSSSIIRECEEGRGIRTMSGRVGVWLDTPLLDAEHGPGTVEKHFPAMMMQFERFGIDISKDPVLIYPTLHYQNGGVKIDANSETNVKNLFVAGEASGGLHGRNRLMGNSLLDLMVFGKRSGLTAASRAASMPQGKLTLQHLRRFRAEAKQHGSSSGVISPMILPAYTRKEPERTVNG encoded by the coding sequence ATGGATATTCACGCACTCCAACAGATTGTCCACCAGACTCGGGACGCTCGCCGTAAACAGACTATCCCGAAGTTCTCCCCTGCCGATCGCGACCAGCTGATCCATAAATATCATCCTGATTACCGCACCAGCGCCTATCGTCCGATTCGATTTGGCCCGAACGCGGAGGACAAAACGGTTGTCGAACTCGCTGCCCTTCTCGAGGGGGATAGCTCAATCGCTGAGAATATTGATCTAACCCCACACTACACAACGGATGTTTTGGTCGTCGGCGGCGGCGGTGCTGGGTGTGCAGCTGCGTTGCATGCCCATGGTACCGGTGCGAAGGTGATTCTTGCCACGAAGCTACGACTCGGGGACTCCAATAGTGTTATGGCTCAAGGCGGGATGCAGATTTCCGTTGCGCCGGAAGATTCTCCGGTCACCCATTTCCTTGACACCCTCAAGGGTGGCCATATGCAGAACGACCACGAATTACTCAAGGTCATGGTCGAAGATGGGCCTTCCATTGCCAAGTGGCTAATTGAACTAGGCGTACTTTTTGACCGGCAAGCCGATGGCAATCTCCATGTGAAGAAGGGGGGCGGGAGCTCGAAGCCGCGCCTGCTGACTTGTTCGGACTATACCGGGCTTGAGATCATGCGTGTGCTCAAGGATGAGGTCCTGAACCAAAAGATCCAGCTGCTCGAATTTTGCGCAGCAGTTGAGCTGCTGAGCGACGACCATGGCCATTGCACGGGGGCGATCTTTAAGGATCTCGATAACCACCGGCACGTCGTAGTGGCTGCCAAGTCGGTGATTCTCGCGACCGGCGGTATCGGCCGACTGCACATTCAGGGATTCCCCACGAGTAATCACTACGGCGCAACCGGCGACGGGTTGTGCCTCTCGTATCGGATGGGCGCGAAGCTCGATCATATCGATACGTTTCAGTATCACCCCTCGGGTGCGGTCTATCCTGAGCAATTGATCGGTGCGTTGGTTACAGAAGGCATCAGGTCAGAGGGCGGCCATCTGGTGAACGCCAAAGGTGAGCGATTTGTGAATGAGCTCGATACCCGCGACGTCGTCTCTTCCTCCATTATTCGTGAGTGTGAGGAGGGCCGTGGTATTCGCACCATGTCCGGTCGTGTCGGGGTTTGGTTGGATACGCCGTTGCTCGATGCAGAGCATGGGCCGGGAACGGTGGAAAAGCATTTTCCTGCCATGATGATGCAGTTTGAGCGATTCGGTATCGACATCAGCAAGGATCCCGTCCTCATTTATCCGACGCTGCACTATCAGAACGGCGGAGTGAAGATCGATGCCAACTCGGAAACCAACGTGAAGAATCTCTTCGTCGCCGGAGAAGCTTCCGGGGGATTGCACGGGCGGAATCGATTAATGGGTAATTCGCTACTGGATCTCATGGTGTTTGGAAAGCGCTCGGGGTTGACAGCGGCATCGCGCGCCGCATCCATGCCACAAGGCAAGCTCACTCTCCAACATCTTCGACGGTTCCGGGCGGAGGCCAAGCAGCACGGCAGCTCGAGCGGTGTGATCTCTCCGATGATTCTCCCCGCCTATACACGAAAAGAACCAGAGCGTACGGTGAATGGCTGA
- the sucC gene encoding ADP-forming succinate--CoA ligase subunit beta gives MNVHEFQAKQLFAQFGVPVPRGKEITSPEAATAWANELNTPVFVVKAQIHAGGRGKAGGVKITKDKGAVAGFAKELIGKTLITHQTGPKGRTVHRLLLEEGANIAKELYLSILVDRDTGWPTFIASTEGGMEIEEVAEKTPEKIIKEAIDPAVGFQGHNGRNVAFALGLQTMEPAVINPFVQMLGNLYRLFMEKHAALVEINPLIITKEKTLVALDGKVSFDDNGIFKHDDVQKMRDLNEEDPLEIEATANNLNYVKLDGNIGCMVNGAGLAMATMDVIKLAGSEPANFLDVGGGATKDTVAAGFRILLKDPNVKGIFINIFGGIVRCERIAHGVIEAAKEVKITVPLVVRLQGTNADEGRKLLAESGLKLEVANDLWEAAQKIVMLTGKAA, from the coding sequence ATGAACGTTCATGAATTTCAGGCCAAGCAATTGTTCGCACAGTTCGGGGTGCCAGTTCCACGGGGAAAGGAAATTACCTCACCGGAAGCAGCCACTGCCTGGGCAAACGAATTGAATACGCCGGTCTTCGTAGTGAAAGCTCAGATCCATGCGGGCGGACGTGGTAAGGCCGGCGGCGTCAAAATTACCAAGGACAAGGGGGCTGTCGCAGGATTTGCCAAGGAGTTGATCGGCAAGACCTTGATCACGCACCAGACTGGACCGAAGGGGAGAACGGTTCATCGCCTGCTGCTCGAAGAAGGCGCCAATATTGCCAAAGAGTTATATCTGAGCATTCTTGTTGATCGCGACACCGGTTGGCCGACGTTTATTGCCAGCACCGAAGGCGGGATGGAAATCGAAGAGGTGGCTGAAAAGACTCCCGAGAAGATCATCAAGGAAGCGATCGATCCCGCCGTTGGATTTCAGGGGCACAATGGGCGCAATGTCGCCTTCGCATTGGGCTTGCAGACGATGGAACCAGCCGTCATCAATCCCTTTGTGCAAATGCTCGGCAACCTTTATCGCCTGTTCATGGAGAAGCACGCGGCGCTCGTTGAAATCAATCCGTTGATTATCACCAAGGAAAAAACCTTGGTGGCATTGGACGGCAAGGTCTCATTCGACGACAATGGCATTTTTAAACATGACGATGTTCAGAAAATGCGGGACCTGAATGAAGAAGATCCGCTGGAAATCGAAGCGACGGCGAACAATCTGAATTATGTCAAGCTTGACGGCAACATCGGCTGCATGGTGAACGGCGCTGGTCTTGCGATGGCCACTATGGACGTCATCAAGCTGGCGGGCAGCGAGCCGGCAAACTTCCTGGATGTGGGCGGCGGAGCCACGAAGGACACGGTGGCAGCGGGATTCCGGATTCTGCTCAAGGACCCGAACGTGAAGGGCATCTTTATCAATATCTTCGGCGGCATCGTACGATGTGAGCGCATTGCGCATGGTGTGATCGAAGCTGCCAAGGAAGTGAAGATTACCGTGCCATTAGTGGTGCGTCTTCAGGGTACGAATGCAGATGAAGGCCGCAAACTATTGGCGGAGTCTGGCCTCAAGCTGGAGGTTGCCAATGATCTGTGGGAAGCGGCGCAGAAAATTGTGATGCTGACCGGCAAGGCGGCGTAA
- the sucD gene encoding succinate--CoA ligase subunit alpha — protein sequence MSILVNKNTRVVVQGITGKEGSFHATQCKAYGTKMVAGVTPGKAGQEVEGIPVFNTVADAVKKTDCDTSLIFVPPPFCADAILEAADAGVKLIICITEGIPVNDMVKVKRALHGRDVRLIGPNCPGVITVDEAKIGIMPGFIHKRGVVGVVSRSGTLTYEAVHQLSTLGLGETTCVGIGGDPVNGTGFVDVLPLFEQDSETQAVVMIGEIGGDAEEKAAEYIKKHVKKPVISFIAGITAPPGRRMGHAGAIISGGKGTATEKMKALEAAGVRVVKNPAEIGQAVKAALGR from the coding sequence GTGAGCATTCTCGTCAATAAGAACACGCGGGTGGTAGTGCAGGGGATCACAGGGAAGGAAGGGTCCTTTCACGCGACGCAATGCAAAGCGTATGGCACAAAGATGGTCGCCGGAGTGACCCCTGGCAAGGCCGGACAGGAAGTTGAGGGCATACCAGTCTTCAATACCGTGGCCGATGCCGTGAAGAAGACCGACTGCGATACCTCTTTGATTTTTGTGCCGCCGCCATTTTGTGCGGATGCGATCCTGGAAGCCGCTGATGCAGGTGTCAAACTGATCATCTGCATCACCGAAGGCATTCCCGTGAACGATATGGTGAAGGTGAAACGTGCGTTGCATGGACGTGATGTCCGATTAATCGGCCCCAATTGCCCAGGCGTCATCACAGTGGATGAAGCCAAGATCGGGATCATGCCCGGATTCATCCATAAACGTGGTGTAGTCGGTGTCGTGTCCCGCAGCGGCACCTTGACGTATGAAGCCGTTCATCAACTATCGACGTTGGGTCTCGGAGAAACGACCTGTGTGGGAATCGGCGGAGATCCCGTCAACGGCACGGGTTTCGTGGATGTCTTGCCCTTGTTCGAACAAGATTCTGAAACACAGGCGGTTGTGATGATCGGCGAAATAGGCGGCGACGCGGAAGAGAAGGCGGCCGAATATATTAAGAAGCACGTCAAGAAGCCAGTGATCAGTTTCATTGCCGGGATCACGGCCCCGCCGGGGCGACGCATGGGACATGCAGGCGCCATCATTTCAGGCGGCAAGGGGACGGCAACGGAAAAAATGAAAGCGTTGGAAGCTGCCGGTGTACGAGTCGTCAAGAATCCTGCTGAGATCGGGCAGGCCGTGAAGGCGGCACTCGGTCGCTAG